The Bombus fervidus isolate BK054 chromosome 3, iyBomFerv1, whole genome shotgun sequence genome includes a window with the following:
- the Sf3b1 gene encoding splicing factor 3B subunit 1 isoform X1 codes for MDSIPRTHEDIEAQIREIQSKKKEIQNASTEKDQVGLGKTGFYDQDIYDGSNNKYEGYVTSIAANDEIEDEDYEPTTFSTNKRPGYTAPAALLNDVAQSEKDYDPFADRRRPTIADREDEYRQKRRRMIISPERVDPFAEGGKTPDIGSRTYTVIMREQLLKGEETELRKKLAEKAKEGTLKANGEPKPAPKKRGRWDQTDDAPTPKKPSGTTATPTSWDNADVTPAAIRWDETPGHGKGGETPGATPGVSTRMWDATPGHATPGAATPGRETPSHEKTVSSRRNRWDETPKTERETPGHSSGWAETPRTDRVAGDLIQETPTPSASKRRSRWDETPSNQTPGSMTPQTPATPLTTPHQTSILTPSGVTPTGPKAMGLATPTPGHLMSMTPEQLQAYRWEREIDERNRPLSDDELDALFPPGYKVLQPPAGYIPIRTPARKLTATPTPIAGTPQGFFIQTEDKTAKFVDNQPKGNLPFMKPEDAQYFDKLLVDVDEETLSPEEQKERKIMKLLLKIKNGTPPMRKAALRQITDKAREFGAGPLFNQILPLLMSPTLEDQERHLLVKVIDRILYKLDDLVRPYVHKILVVIEPLLIDEDYYARVEGREIISNLAKAAGLATMISTMRPDIDNIDEYVRNTTARAFAVVASALGIPSLLPFLKAVCRSKKSWQARHTGIKIVQQIAILMGCAILPHLKSLVEIIEHGLVDEQQKVRTITALAIAALAEAATPYGIESFDSVLKPLWKGIRTHRGKGLAAFLKAIGYLIPLMDAEYANYYTREVMLILIREFQSPDEEMKKIVLKVVKQCCGTDGVEAQYIKDEILPHFFKHFWNHRMALDRRNYRQLVDTTVEIANKVGASEIINRVVDDLKDENEQYRKMVMETIEKIMGNLGAADVDSRLEEQLIDGILYAFQEQTTEDVVMLNGFGTIVNTLGKRVKAYLPQICGTILWRLNNKSAKVRQQAADLISRIAVVMKTCQEEKLMGHLGVVLYEYLGEEYPEVLGSILGALKAIVNVIGMTKMTPPIKDLLPRLTPILKNRHEKVQENCIDLVGRIADRGPEYVSAREWMRICFELLELLKAHKKAIRRATVNTFGYIAKAIGPHDVLATLLNNLKVQERQNRVCTTVAIAIVAETCSPFTVLPALMNEYRVPELNVQNGVLKSLSFLFEYIGEMGKDYIYAVSPLLEDALMDRDLVHRQTACAAIKHMALGVYGFGCEDALIHLLNHVWPNVFETSPHLVQAFMDAVDGLRVALGPIKILQYTLQGLFHPARKVRDVYWKIYNSLYIGGQDALVAGYPRIMNDPKNQYIRYELDYVL; via the exons ATGGATTCCATTCCCAGAACGCATGAAG ATATTGAAGCACAAATACGAGAAATACagtcaaagaaaaaagagattcAAAATGCATCTACTGAAAAGGACCAAGTAGGGTTAGGAAAGACTGGTTTTTATGATCAAGATATTTACGATggaagtaataataaatatgaaggCTATGTTACATCTATTGCAGCCAATGATGAGATTGag gatGAGGACTATGAACCAACAACTTTTAGTACTAATAAAAGACCAGGCTATACTGCACCAGCAGCATTACTCAACGATGTTGCACag AGTGAAAAGGATTACGATCCTTTTGCGGATAGACGACGACCCACCATAGCTGACAGAGAAGATGAATATAGGCAAAAGAGACGAAGAATGATTATATCGCCTGAGCGTGTCGATCCTTTTGCAGAAG GTGGTAAGACGCCAGACATCGGTTCTAGGACATATACCGTGATTATGCGGGAACAGTTATTGAAAGGAGAAGAAACTGAG ttaagaaaaaaattagcAGAAAAAGCCAAAGAGGGAACATTAAAAGCAAATGGTGAACCTAAACCTGCACCTAAGAAAAGAGGTCGTTGGGACCAAACAGATGATGCTCCAACACCTAAAAAACCATCTGGTACAACTGCAACACCAACATCATGGGACAATGCAGAT GTAACACCTGCTGCAATTAGGTGGGATGAAACGCCTGGTCATGGTAAAGGTGGAGAAACTCCTGGTGCAACACCAGGCGTAAGTACAAGAATGTGGGATGCTACTCCAGGACATGCAACGCCTGGTGCAGCTACTCCTGGTAGAGAAACTCCTTCTCATGAAAAAACTGTTTCAAGTCGTAGAAATCGTTGGGATGAGACGCCAAAAACTGAACGCg aAACACCTGGTCATAGCAGTGGTTGGGCAGAGACTCCAAGAACAGATCGAGTTGCAGGAGATTTAATTCAGGAGACACCAACACCTTCTGCTAGCAAACGTCGAAGTCGATGGGATGAAACACCTTCGAATCAGACACCTGGGTCTATGACGCCACAAACACCAGCAACTCCTCTTACTACACCACATCAAACTTCAATTTTAACACCTAGTGGTGTAACACCAACGGGACCTAAAGCTATGGGATTAGCAACTCCAACACCAGGACATTTAATGTCAATGACACCAGAACAGCTTCAAGCATATCGTTGGGAACGAGAAATCGATGAGAGAAATAGACCACTCTCAGACGATGAACTGGATGCCCTGTTCCCACCTGGATATAAAGTTTTGCAACCACCTGCGG GATATATTCCAATTCGCACACCTGCAAGGAAGCTCACTGCTACACCGACGCCTATTGCGGGCACACCACAAGGATTTTTCATTCAAACTGAAGATAAAACTGCGAAATTCGTAGACAATCAACCAAAAGGAAATTTGCCTTTTATGAAACCAGAAGACGCACAATATTTTGATAAGTTATTGGTCGATGTTGATGAAGAAACACTTAGTCCTGAagaacagaaagaaagaaagataatgaagctactattaaaaattaaaaatggcaCACCACCAATGAGGAAAGCTGCTCTGAGACAAATTACAGATAAAGCAAGAGAATTTGGTGCGGGTCCTTTATTTAATCAGATACTCCCTCTTCTTATGTCTCCTACACTTGAAGATCAAGAACGTCATCTTCTTGTGAAAGTTATTGATCGTATTCTTTATAAACTGGATGATTTGGTTAGACCCTACGTACATAAG attttggTCGTTATTGAACCTTTACTTATTGATGAAGATTACTATGCTCGTGTCGAAGGTAGAGAAATTATCTCTAATTTGGCTAAAGCAGCTGGTTTAGCAACAATGATCTCTACTATGAGACCAGatattgataatattgatGAATACGTTCGTAACACGACAGCCAGAGCATTCGCTGTGGTTGCATCAGCTCTAGGAATTCCTTCTTTGCTTCCATTTCTTAAAGCCGTGTGTCGCAGCAAAAAGTCATGGCAAGCTCGTCACACGggtataaaaattgtacaacaGATTGCTATTCTTATGGGATGTGCTATATTACCACATTTGAAGAGTTTGGTTGAAATTATAGAACATG GTCTCGTTGATGAGCAACAGAAAGTTCGTACTATCACTGCTTTAGCAATTGCTGCATTGGCAGAAGCAGCCACACCATATGGTATTGAGAGCTTTGACTCTGTTCTAAAACCGCTTTGGAAAGGTATTCGTACACATAGAGGAAAAGGTCTTGCTGCATTCTTAAAGGCTATTGGTTATTTAATTCCTCTTATGGACGCCGAATATGCCAATTATTATACTCGTGAGGTGATGTTAATTCTTATTCGTGAATTTCAATCTCCTgatgaagaaatgaaaaagattgtTCTGAAA GTAGTGAAACAATGTTGTGGAACAGATGGTGTAGAAGCACAATACATTAAAGATGAAATCCTCCCACATTTCTTCAAGCATTTTTGGAACCATCGAATGGCTTTAGATCGTAGAAATTACAGACaa CTTGTTGACACAACTGTAGAAATCGCAAATAAAGTTGGTGCATCAGAAATTATAAATCGTGTGGTAGATGATTTAAAAGATGAAAACGAACAGTATAGGAAGATGGTTATGGAAACCATTGAAAAAATAATGGGAAATTTGGGAGCCGCGGATGTTGATTCTCGTTTGGAAGAACAACTCATTGACGGTATTTTATATGCTTTCCAGGAACAAACAACTGag GATGTTGTAATGTTGAATGGTTTTGGAACTATTGTGAATACATTAGGAAAAAGAGTGAAAGCGTACCTCCCACAAATTTGTGGAACAATTTTGTGGAGATTGAACAATAAATCTGCAAAAGTAAGACAACAAGCTGCCGACTTGATATCACGAATTGCCGTTGTCATGAAAACTTGTCAAGAG GAAAAACTAATGGGTCATTTAGGTGTCGttctttatgaatatttagGAGAAGAATACCCTGAGGTATTAGGAAGCATTTTGGGCGCATTGAAAGCTATTGTAAATGTCATAGGGATGACAAAAATGACACCACCTATTAAAGACTTACTACCACGTCTTACTCCTATTCTGAAGAACAGGCATGAAAAG GTACAAGAAAATTGTATTGATCTCGTAGGTAGAATCGCAGACAGAGGACCCGAGTATGTATCCGCCAGAGAATGGATGAGAATATGCTTTGAACTTTTAGAATTGCTCAAAGCTCACAAAAAAGCGATTCGAAGAGCTACAGTAAATACATTTGGTTATATTGCCAAAGCAATAGG ACCTCACGATGTATTAGCAACCCTCTTGAATAACTTAAAGGTACAGGAACGTCAAAATCGTGTATGCACTACAGTAGCTATAGCTATTGTAGCTGAAACCTGTAGTCCATTTACGGTACTTCCTGCTTTGATGAATGAGTATAGAGTACCGGAACTGAACGTACAAAATGGTGTATTAAAGTCCTTATCCTTTTTGTTTGAATATATCGGAGAAATGGGAAAAGATTACATTTATGCTGTTAGCCCACTATTAGAAGATGCACTCATGGACAG agaTTTAGTGCACAGGCAAACTGCATGTGCTGCTATTAAACACATGGCACTGGGTGTTTACGGATTTGGTTGTGAAGATGCATTGATACATTTATTGAATCACGTATGGCCCAATGTTTTTGAAACTTCACCTCACTTGGTGCAAGCATTTATGGACGCTGTAGATGGTTTGCGTGTTGCTCTTGGGCCAATTAAAATACTACAATACACTTTGCAG GGATTATTCCATCCGGCACGAAAAGTACGAGATgtatattggaaaatttataattctctTTATATAGGTGGACAAGATGCTCTTGTAGCTGGTTATCCTCGAATTATGAATGATCCAAAGAATCAGTATATTAGATACGAATTGGACTATGTTTTGTAA
- the Sf3b1 gene encoding splicing factor 3B subunit 1 isoform X2, with amino-acid sequence MREQLLKGEETELRKKLAEKAKEGTLKANGEPKPAPKKRGRWDQTDDAPTPKKPSGTTATPTSWDNADVTPAAIRWDETPGHGKGGETPGATPGVSTRMWDATPGHATPGAATPGRETPSHEKTVSSRRNRWDETPKTERETPGHSSGWAETPRTDRVAGDLIQETPTPSASKRRSRWDETPSNQTPGSMTPQTPATPLTTPHQTSILTPSGVTPTGPKAMGLATPTPGHLMSMTPEQLQAYRWEREIDERNRPLSDDELDALFPPGYKVLQPPAGYIPIRTPARKLTATPTPIAGTPQGFFIQTEDKTAKFVDNQPKGNLPFMKPEDAQYFDKLLVDVDEETLSPEEQKERKIMKLLLKIKNGTPPMRKAALRQITDKAREFGAGPLFNQILPLLMSPTLEDQERHLLVKVIDRILYKLDDLVRPYVHKILVVIEPLLIDEDYYARVEGREIISNLAKAAGLATMISTMRPDIDNIDEYVRNTTARAFAVVASALGIPSLLPFLKAVCRSKKSWQARHTGIKIVQQIAILMGCAILPHLKSLVEIIEHGLVDEQQKVRTITALAIAALAEAATPYGIESFDSVLKPLWKGIRTHRGKGLAAFLKAIGYLIPLMDAEYANYYTREVMLILIREFQSPDEEMKKIVLKVVKQCCGTDGVEAQYIKDEILPHFFKHFWNHRMALDRRNYRQLVDTTVEIANKVGASEIINRVVDDLKDENEQYRKMVMETIEKIMGNLGAADVDSRLEEQLIDGILYAFQEQTTEDVVMLNGFGTIVNTLGKRVKAYLPQICGTILWRLNNKSAKVRQQAADLISRIAVVMKTCQEEKLMGHLGVVLYEYLGEEYPEVLGSILGALKAIVNVIGMTKMTPPIKDLLPRLTPILKNRHEKVQENCIDLVGRIADRGPEYVSAREWMRICFELLELLKAHKKAIRRATVNTFGYIAKAIGPHDVLATLLNNLKVQERQNRVCTTVAIAIVAETCSPFTVLPALMNEYRVPELNVQNGVLKSLSFLFEYIGEMGKDYIYAVSPLLEDALMDRDLVHRQTACAAIKHMALGVYGFGCEDALIHLLNHVWPNVFETSPHLVQAFMDAVDGLRVALGPIKILQYTLQGLFHPARKVRDVYWKIYNSLYIGGQDALVAGYPRIMNDPKNQYIRYELDYVL; translated from the exons ATGCGGGAACAGTTATTGAAAGGAGAAGAAACTGAG ttaagaaaaaaattagcAGAAAAAGCCAAAGAGGGAACATTAAAAGCAAATGGTGAACCTAAACCTGCACCTAAGAAAAGAGGTCGTTGGGACCAAACAGATGATGCTCCAACACCTAAAAAACCATCTGGTACAACTGCAACACCAACATCATGGGACAATGCAGAT GTAACACCTGCTGCAATTAGGTGGGATGAAACGCCTGGTCATGGTAAAGGTGGAGAAACTCCTGGTGCAACACCAGGCGTAAGTACAAGAATGTGGGATGCTACTCCAGGACATGCAACGCCTGGTGCAGCTACTCCTGGTAGAGAAACTCCTTCTCATGAAAAAACTGTTTCAAGTCGTAGAAATCGTTGGGATGAGACGCCAAAAACTGAACGCg aAACACCTGGTCATAGCAGTGGTTGGGCAGAGACTCCAAGAACAGATCGAGTTGCAGGAGATTTAATTCAGGAGACACCAACACCTTCTGCTAGCAAACGTCGAAGTCGATGGGATGAAACACCTTCGAATCAGACACCTGGGTCTATGACGCCACAAACACCAGCAACTCCTCTTACTACACCACATCAAACTTCAATTTTAACACCTAGTGGTGTAACACCAACGGGACCTAAAGCTATGGGATTAGCAACTCCAACACCAGGACATTTAATGTCAATGACACCAGAACAGCTTCAAGCATATCGTTGGGAACGAGAAATCGATGAGAGAAATAGACCACTCTCAGACGATGAACTGGATGCCCTGTTCCCACCTGGATATAAAGTTTTGCAACCACCTGCGG GATATATTCCAATTCGCACACCTGCAAGGAAGCTCACTGCTACACCGACGCCTATTGCGGGCACACCACAAGGATTTTTCATTCAAACTGAAGATAAAACTGCGAAATTCGTAGACAATCAACCAAAAGGAAATTTGCCTTTTATGAAACCAGAAGACGCACAATATTTTGATAAGTTATTGGTCGATGTTGATGAAGAAACACTTAGTCCTGAagaacagaaagaaagaaagataatgaagctactattaaaaattaaaaatggcaCACCACCAATGAGGAAAGCTGCTCTGAGACAAATTACAGATAAAGCAAGAGAATTTGGTGCGGGTCCTTTATTTAATCAGATACTCCCTCTTCTTATGTCTCCTACACTTGAAGATCAAGAACGTCATCTTCTTGTGAAAGTTATTGATCGTATTCTTTATAAACTGGATGATTTGGTTAGACCCTACGTACATAAG attttggTCGTTATTGAACCTTTACTTATTGATGAAGATTACTATGCTCGTGTCGAAGGTAGAGAAATTATCTCTAATTTGGCTAAAGCAGCTGGTTTAGCAACAATGATCTCTACTATGAGACCAGatattgataatattgatGAATACGTTCGTAACACGACAGCCAGAGCATTCGCTGTGGTTGCATCAGCTCTAGGAATTCCTTCTTTGCTTCCATTTCTTAAAGCCGTGTGTCGCAGCAAAAAGTCATGGCAAGCTCGTCACACGggtataaaaattgtacaacaGATTGCTATTCTTATGGGATGTGCTATATTACCACATTTGAAGAGTTTGGTTGAAATTATAGAACATG GTCTCGTTGATGAGCAACAGAAAGTTCGTACTATCACTGCTTTAGCAATTGCTGCATTGGCAGAAGCAGCCACACCATATGGTATTGAGAGCTTTGACTCTGTTCTAAAACCGCTTTGGAAAGGTATTCGTACACATAGAGGAAAAGGTCTTGCTGCATTCTTAAAGGCTATTGGTTATTTAATTCCTCTTATGGACGCCGAATATGCCAATTATTATACTCGTGAGGTGATGTTAATTCTTATTCGTGAATTTCAATCTCCTgatgaagaaatgaaaaagattgtTCTGAAA GTAGTGAAACAATGTTGTGGAACAGATGGTGTAGAAGCACAATACATTAAAGATGAAATCCTCCCACATTTCTTCAAGCATTTTTGGAACCATCGAATGGCTTTAGATCGTAGAAATTACAGACaa CTTGTTGACACAACTGTAGAAATCGCAAATAAAGTTGGTGCATCAGAAATTATAAATCGTGTGGTAGATGATTTAAAAGATGAAAACGAACAGTATAGGAAGATGGTTATGGAAACCATTGAAAAAATAATGGGAAATTTGGGAGCCGCGGATGTTGATTCTCGTTTGGAAGAACAACTCATTGACGGTATTTTATATGCTTTCCAGGAACAAACAACTGag GATGTTGTAATGTTGAATGGTTTTGGAACTATTGTGAATACATTAGGAAAAAGAGTGAAAGCGTACCTCCCACAAATTTGTGGAACAATTTTGTGGAGATTGAACAATAAATCTGCAAAAGTAAGACAACAAGCTGCCGACTTGATATCACGAATTGCCGTTGTCATGAAAACTTGTCAAGAG GAAAAACTAATGGGTCATTTAGGTGTCGttctttatgaatatttagGAGAAGAATACCCTGAGGTATTAGGAAGCATTTTGGGCGCATTGAAAGCTATTGTAAATGTCATAGGGATGACAAAAATGACACCACCTATTAAAGACTTACTACCACGTCTTACTCCTATTCTGAAGAACAGGCATGAAAAG GTACAAGAAAATTGTATTGATCTCGTAGGTAGAATCGCAGACAGAGGACCCGAGTATGTATCCGCCAGAGAATGGATGAGAATATGCTTTGAACTTTTAGAATTGCTCAAAGCTCACAAAAAAGCGATTCGAAGAGCTACAGTAAATACATTTGGTTATATTGCCAAAGCAATAGG ACCTCACGATGTATTAGCAACCCTCTTGAATAACTTAAAGGTACAGGAACGTCAAAATCGTGTATGCACTACAGTAGCTATAGCTATTGTAGCTGAAACCTGTAGTCCATTTACGGTACTTCCTGCTTTGATGAATGAGTATAGAGTACCGGAACTGAACGTACAAAATGGTGTATTAAAGTCCTTATCCTTTTTGTTTGAATATATCGGAGAAATGGGAAAAGATTACATTTATGCTGTTAGCCCACTATTAGAAGATGCACTCATGGACAG agaTTTAGTGCACAGGCAAACTGCATGTGCTGCTATTAAACACATGGCACTGGGTGTTTACGGATTTGGTTGTGAAGATGCATTGATACATTTATTGAATCACGTATGGCCCAATGTTTTTGAAACTTCACCTCACTTGGTGCAAGCATTTATGGACGCTGTAGATGGTTTGCGTGTTGCTCTTGGGCCAATTAAAATACTACAATACACTTTGCAG GGATTATTCCATCCGGCACGAAAAGTACGAGATgtatattggaaaatttataattctctTTATATAGGTGGACAAGATGCTCTTGTAGCTGGTTATCCTCGAATTATGAATGATCCAAAGAATCAGTATATTAGATACGAATTGGACTATGTTTTGTAA